A genomic region of Vitreoscilla filiformis contains the following coding sequences:
- the cysD gene encoding sulfate adenylyltransferase subunit CysD — translation MNLTHLQRLEAESIHIMREVVAEADNPVMLYSIGKDSAVMLHLAKKAFYPAPPPFPLLHVDTTWKFRAMYEMRDRMANELGMDLLVHHNPEAVSMGINPFDHGSQIHTDMWKTQGLKQALDKYHFDVAFGGARRDEEKSRAKERIFSFRSAQHRWDPKNQRPELWHLYNGRKHKGESIRCFPISNWTELDIWQYIYLENVPIVPLYFAAERPVVDRDGTLIMVDDDRFPLRPGEVPMMKSVRFRTLGCYPLSGAVESTAGTLKDIIQEMLLTKTSERQGRMIDHDSAASMEKKKQEGYF, via the coding sequence ATGAATCTGACCCACCTTCAGCGCCTGGAAGCCGAGAGCATCCACATCATGCGCGAAGTCGTTGCCGAGGCCGACAACCCGGTGATGCTGTACTCCATCGGCAAGGATTCAGCGGTGATGCTGCACCTGGCCAAAAAGGCGTTTTACCCGGCGCCGCCGCCCTTCCCGCTGCTGCATGTGGATACAACGTGGAAGTTCCGCGCCATGTACGAAATGCGCGATCGCATGGCCAACGAGTTGGGCATGGATCTGCTGGTGCATCACAACCCGGAAGCGGTCTCGATGGGCATCAACCCGTTTGACCACGGCTCGCAAATCCACACCGACATGTGGAAGACCCAGGGCCTGAAGCAAGCACTGGACAAGTACCACTTCGACGTGGCCTTCGGCGGCGCCCGCCGCGACGAGGAAAAAAGCCGCGCCAAGGAGCGCATCTTCTCGTTCCGTTCGGCACAGCATCGCTGGGACCCGAAGAACCAGCGCCCGGAACTCTGGCACCTGTACAACGGGCGCAAGCACAAGGGTGAGTCCATCCGCTGCTTCCCGATTTCCAACTGGACTGAGCTGGACATCTGGCAATACATCTACCTGGAAAACGTGCCCATCGTGCCGCTGTACTTCGCAGCCGAGCGTCCGGTGGTGGATCGGGACGGCACCTTGATCATGGTGGACGACGACCGCTTCCCGCTGCGCCCCGGTGAAGTGCCGATGATGAAGAGTGTGCGTTTCCGTACCCTGGGCTGCTACCCGCTGTCGGGCGCGGTCGAATCGACGGCGGGCACCCTCAAGGACATCATCCAAGAGATGCTGCTGACCAAGACCAGCGAACGCCAAGGCCGCATGATCGACCACGACAGCGCCGCCTCGATGGAGAAGAAGAAGCAAGAAGGTTACTTCTGA
- a CDS encoding septal ring lytic transglycosylase RlpA family protein → MVFIAGLSGSASTSDSTLDMRSDYAAAQVDGPPVGVLPDPMAIPDAEPRIEAILPGGANRPYQVAGRVYTPITADIPMSERGLASWYGRKYHGRRTSTGEYYNMFAMSAAHPTMPLPSYARVRNPANGREVIVRVNDRGPFSGDRVIDLSWAAAAKLGVAQRVGTVEVQRLTRTDILALQNEGGIEEPISGGYHNSTTPVAVINPVGRPGSAAGATGGGAEATPSAVATPVRVGSGVTVITATPLPSSGGGTPAAAAASVRPSGGVPSPAAAVAAGGFWLQFGAFSRSEGAQALRGEIAARLDWIAPALTIVSDGALYRLQAGPYRSRVDAGDVLHKIKEESAWTPIVVERK, encoded by the coding sequence ATGGTGTTCATTGCCGGTTTATCCGGCTCCGCCAGCACCTCAGACTCCACGTTAGACATGCGCAGCGACTACGCTGCTGCGCAAGTCGATGGGCCACCCGTCGGTGTGTTGCCAGATCCCATGGCCATACCCGATGCGGAGCCGCGCATTGAGGCCATTCTCCCTGGCGGGGCCAATCGGCCTTACCAAGTGGCAGGCCGGGTCTACACGCCCATCACAGCCGATATTCCCATGTCAGAGCGAGGTTTGGCCTCATGGTACGGTCGAAAGTACCACGGGCGCCGCACTTCGACCGGGGAGTACTACAACATGTTTGCCATGTCTGCGGCTCATCCCACGATGCCGTTGCCGAGCTACGCTCGCGTGCGCAATCCAGCCAATGGGCGCGAAGTGATCGTGCGCGTGAACGACCGGGGGCCATTCTCCGGCGATCGGGTGATCGATCTGTCCTGGGCGGCTGCGGCCAAGCTGGGGGTGGCTCAGCGGGTGGGGACTGTGGAAGTGCAGCGTCTGACACGCACCGACATCTTGGCGCTCCAAAACGAGGGTGGAATCGAGGAGCCCATCAGCGGGGGTTATCACAACAGCACCACACCGGTGGCGGTGATCAATCCTGTGGGTCGGCCAGGTTCGGCGGCAGGGGCGACGGGCGGGGGGGCAGAAGCCACGCCTTCAGCGGTGGCCACGCCCGTGCGGGTGGGGTCGGGGGTGACGGTCATCACCGCCACGCCGTTGCCCAGCAGCGGTGGCGGCACACCCGCTGCGGCAGCGGCCAGCGTGCGCCCGTCCGGTGGCGTTCCATCGCCCGCAGCGGCTGTGGCAGCCGGGGGGTTTTGGTTGCAGTTTGGCGCGTTTTCTCGTTCTGAAGGCGCACAGGCCCTGCGAGGAGAGATTGCCGCACGCTTAGATTGGATCGCGCCGGCGCTGACGATTGTTTCGGACGGGGCTTTGTACCGACTCCAAGCCGGGCCGTATCGTTCGCGGGTAGACGCTGGCGACGTGCTGCACAAAATCAAGGAAGAATCGGCCTGGACACCCATCGTGGTGGAGCGTAAATGA
- a CDS encoding SLC13 family permease: MTLPQIIVLVSLTWLIVELIRDKKSPGALFSGIAFLYLVLDYISMKDALKQFTNNGLITVVVLLLLTIVLDKSRMLELMADKLVRGPYRWALVKLYTATCFYSAFLNNTAVVASLLGPLKGNREHSASRLLMPMCFAASLGGILTLVGTSTNLLVNSLLAGRKMPELHLFDLFPVGMLIVVACGVVMVLFYPYLLKAQPPAEEAVSDYFLEAHVQPDCPLIGKTIEEVGLRNLGHLFLTEVVRGDYVIAPVEPDRFVNAGDILVFSGDVTRVDLLARFPGLKIHDHHDELPMDNLVEVVIAAGSSLARRTIREVDFRSHFDAAVIAVRRGAERLGGSIGGIRLEVGDALVLVVGQDFEKRNNLGRNFVIVSQREVQKFVNPRKGLYSMLGFLAVIVLSSFGVVDFLKGMLLLLAAFLLTGLARVADLRRNVPWELIMIIASSLVISEVMINTGVAKLMASGLLSGAERFGPYAALAVLLIVTWILTELMSNNAAAALAFPVALGVAEQLGLSPMPFVMGVLYGASCSFITPYGYQTNLMIQGPGRYTMGDFVRTGLPIALVFNLVALAAIPVFFPFGSAPYNP, from the coding sequence ATGACCCTTCCCCAGATCATCGTGCTCGTCAGCTTGACCTGGCTGATTGTGGAGCTGATCCGCGACAAGAAGTCTCCTGGAGCCTTGTTCAGCGGCATCGCTTTTCTCTACCTTGTGCTCGATTACATCAGCATGAAGGATGCGTTAAAGCAGTTCACCAACAACGGCCTGATCACCGTGGTGGTGCTGTTGCTGCTTACGATCGTGCTGGACAAGTCCCGCATGCTGGAGCTGATGGCCGATAAGCTGGTGCGCGGCCCTTATCGCTGGGCTTTGGTCAAGCTGTACACCGCCACGTGTTTTTACTCGGCCTTTTTGAACAACACGGCGGTGGTGGCGTCGTTGCTGGGCCCCCTCAAGGGCAACCGGGAGCACAGCGCTTCGCGGTTACTTATGCCGATGTGCTTTGCGGCTTCGCTGGGAGGCATCCTGACCTTGGTCGGCACCAGCACCAACTTGCTGGTCAACAGTTTGCTGGCCGGGCGCAAGATGCCCGAGTTGCACTTGTTTGACCTGTTTCCGGTCGGAATGCTCATCGTGGTGGCTTGCGGTGTGGTGATGGTGCTGTTTTACCCGTACTTGCTCAAGGCGCAGCCGCCCGCCGAAGAGGCCGTGAGCGACTACTTTCTGGAAGCCCATGTGCAGCCAGATTGCCCCCTCATCGGCAAGACCATTGAGGAGGTGGGTTTGCGCAACTTGGGGCACTTGTTCCTGACCGAGGTGGTTCGGGGCGACTACGTCATTGCCCCTGTGGAGCCGGATCGGTTCGTGAATGCAGGGGACATCCTGGTGTTTTCGGGTGATGTGACGCGGGTGGATTTGTTGGCCCGGTTCCCTGGCCTCAAAATCCACGATCATCACGACGAATTGCCCATGGATAACCTGGTCGAGGTGGTGATTGCTGCGGGCTCCTCACTGGCGCGGCGCACCATCCGCGAGGTGGACTTCCGCTCGCACTTTGATGCTGCCGTTATCGCTGTGCGTCGAGGCGCAGAGCGCCTGGGGGGATCGATAGGCGGTATTCGGCTCGAAGTTGGTGATGCGCTGGTGCTGGTGGTTGGTCAAGACTTTGAAAAGCGCAACAACCTTGGCCGTAATTTCGTCATCGTTAGCCAGCGTGAGGTGCAAAAGTTCGTCAACCCGCGCAAAGGGTTGTACTCCATGCTGGGCTTTCTAGCCGTGATTGTGCTGTCCTCGTTTGGGGTGGTGGACTTTCTGAAGGGCATGCTGCTGCTGTTGGCGGCGTTCTTGCTCACAGGCTTGGCTCGCGTGGCTGATTTGCGGCGCAACGTGCCCTGGGAGTTGATCATGATCATCGCGTCTTCTCTGGTTATTTCAGAGGTGATGATCAACACGGGCGTCGCCAAGCTCATGGCCAGTGGTTTGTTGAGTGGCGCGGAGCGCTTTGGGCCCTATGCTGCGCTGGCCGTGCTCCTGATCGTCACATGGATCCTGACGGAGTTGATGAGCAACAACGCTGCTGCTGCACTGGCGTTTCCCGTGGCCTTGGGGGTGGCGGAGCAACTGGGGCTTTCTCCCATGCCATTTGTGATGGGCGTGCTCTATGGGGCCAGTTGCAGTTTCATCACGCCCTATGGTTATCAGACCAACCTCATGATTCAGGGGCCAGGGCGCTACACCATGGGAGACTTTGTACGCACGGGCTTGCCCATTGCACTGGTGTTCAACCTGGTGGCGTTGGCGGCCATCCCGGTGTTCTTTCCTTTCGGATCGGCTCCTTACAATCCCTGA
- the cysQ gene encoding 3'(2'),5'-bisphosphate nucleotidase CysQ, producing the protein MRASSLATADLLEQLVPLIRDAGRVIMDIYATDFDVTQKGDASPVTQADQKAEAVILAGLAQVLPAVPVVAEEAVAAGQIPDVAERFFLVDPLDGTKEFISRNGEFTVNIALIENGVPVLGLVYAPAIGRLFGGVQGQGAWLEDAQGRRAITTRAVPAEGLTVVASRSHGDETALDAFLAGRKVASRTNAGSSLKLCLVAAGEADVYPRLGRTMEWDIAAGDAVLRAAGGTVTVVADGAVLRYGKPGFDNPHFAASGQ; encoded by the coding sequence ATGCGTGCCTCTTCCCTGGCCACGGCCGATCTGCTCGAACAACTGGTGCCCCTGATCCGCGACGCAGGCCGCGTCATCATGGACATCTACGCCACCGATTTCGACGTGACGCAAAAAGGCGATGCCTCGCCCGTCACCCAGGCCGATCAAAAAGCCGAGGCGGTGATCTTGGCCGGTTTGGCGCAGGTGTTGCCCGCCGTGCCGGTGGTCGCCGAAGAAGCTGTGGCCGCCGGTCAAATCCCGGATGTGGCCGAGCGTTTCTTCTTGGTCGATCCGCTGGACGGCACCAAGGAGTTCATCAGCCGCAACGGCGAGTTCACGGTGAACATCGCGCTGATCGAAAACGGCGTGCCGGTGCTGGGTTTGGTATACGCCCCGGCGATTGGCCGCTTGTTCGGGGGGGTGCAGGGCCAAGGGGCTTGGCTGGAAGATGCCCAGGGCCGCCGCGCCATCACCACCCGCGCCGTGCCCGCCGAAGGCTTGACCGTGGTGGCCAGCCGCTCGCACGGTGACGAAACCGCGCTGGACGCTTTCCTCGCGGGCCGCAAAGTGGCCTCGCGCACCAACGCTGGCTCTTCGCTCAAGCTGTGTTTGGTCGCGGCAGGTGAGGCCGACGTGTATCCGCGCCTGGGCCGCACCATGGAATGGGACATCGCCGCCGGGGACGCCGTGCTGCGCGCAGCGGGTGGCACCGTCACCGTCGTGGCCGATGGCGCGGTGCTGCGCTATGGCAAGCCCGGGTTCGACAACCCCCACTTCGCCGCCAGCGGCCAGTGA
- a CDS encoding c-type cytochrome — MHKQQQTGGVVLPIIIVVVAVVLFAMFVPTGGRAPSPDQQQEVAERIQPIGLVEVKAAASNGPARTGEEKVYKAQCAACHAAGALGAPKFGDAGAWGPRVKTGFEALLNSALKGKNSMPAQSGGAASDYEIARAVVYMANQGGAKFDEPKAPAAAASAAQ, encoded by the coding sequence ATGCACAAGCAACAACAAACGGGCGGCGTGGTTCTGCCCATCATCATCGTGGTCGTCGCCGTGGTGCTGTTTGCCATGTTCGTCCCGACGGGTGGGCGCGCACCCTCTCCAGATCAGCAGCAAGAAGTCGCCGAACGCATTCAACCCATCGGCTTGGTTGAAGTCAAGGCCGCTGCAAGCAACGGCCCGGCTCGCACGGGCGAGGAAAAAGTCTACAAGGCCCAGTGTGCCGCTTGCCACGCTGCCGGGGCGTTGGGCGCTCCCAAATTCGGCGATGCTGGCGCTTGGGGCCCTCGCGTCAAGACTGGCTTCGAGGCACTGCTGAACTCGGCGCTCAAGGGAAAGAACAGCATGCCGGCGCAAAGCGGCGGTGCTGCTTCGGATTATGAAATCGCCCGCGCTGTGGTGTACATGGCCAACCAAGGCGGTGCCAAGTTCGACGAGCCCAAGGCACCGGCTGCCGCTGCCAGCGCTGCACAGTAA
- a CDS encoding SMP-30/gluconolactonase/LRE family protein, with protein MNADQGGSEEKKRVQADEWIVEPLPVAASELGESPFWHPDEEVLYWCDIPGRCLNRYAPASGAHDQWHFDTEPAACAPLLSGGVLLAMRDGLWRFDPRQGRRERLASPPYDPACERFNDGKADAWGRFWVGTIYEPRDRPAAGLYCWHRGSLQRMASDVTTSNGLAWSPDGRRMYWSDTKAHRIDVLDVSPFDGSIAQRRAWVTLPVKQPGQPLQTYGGRPDGAAVDSEGCYWSAMFEGQRLVRFSPAGEVLQEVPLPVRCPTMPCFGGSDLRTLFITTARENRPAQELMAQPWAGRVLQMRVRVPGLPTCFVAE; from the coding sequence ATGAATGCTGACCAAGGTGGTAGCGAGGAGAAAAAGCGCGTGCAGGCCGATGAGTGGATCGTGGAACCGTTGCCGGTGGCAGCATCCGAGCTGGGGGAGTCGCCCTTTTGGCATCCTGACGAAGAGGTGCTGTATTGGTGCGACATCCCAGGGCGCTGCCTGAACCGCTACGCCCCCGCCTCTGGCGCGCACGATCAGTGGCACTTTGACACCGAGCCTGCCGCTTGTGCGCCCTTGCTCAGTGGTGGGGTGTTGCTGGCCATGCGGGATGGGCTGTGGCGTTTTGATCCGCGCCAGGGGCGGCGTGAGCGTCTGGCGTCGCCGCCTTACGACCCTGCTTGCGAGCGCTTCAATGATGGCAAAGCCGACGCCTGGGGTCGTTTTTGGGTTGGCACGATTTACGAACCCCGCGACCGACCTGCGGCGGGCTTGTACTGTTGGCACCGTGGGTCGCTTCAGCGCATGGCGTCGGACGTCACCACCAGCAACGGTTTGGCATGGAGCCCCGATGGACGCCGCATGTACTGGAGCGACACCAAGGCCCACCGCATCGACGTGTTGGATGTCAGCCCCTTTGATGGTTCGATTGCGCAGCGCCGAGCGTGGGTCACGTTGCCCGTCAAGCAGCCGGGGCAGCCATTGCAGACGTATGGGGGGCGCCCCGACGGTGCTGCTGTGGACAGCGAGGGCTGTTACTGGAGTGCAATGTTTGAGGGGCAGCGCCTGGTGAGGTTTTCCCCGGCGGGTGAAGTTCTCCAGGAAGTGCCGCTGCCCGTGCGCTGCCCGACGATGCCGTGTTTCGGCGGGAGTGACTTGCGGACGCTGTTTATCACCACGGCGCGTGAGAACCGTCCTGCTCAGGAGTTGATGGCCCAGCCGTGGGCGGGACGTGTGTTGCAGATGCGCGTGCGTGTACCGGGATTGCCCACCTGCTTTGTCGCGGAATGA
- a CDS encoding DUF2946 family protein: protein MDDQVKAALRKWPNVPACRGWLGLDARGDWYMRDAAVQVAGAFPQAKGSRIQHDKLIAFIWRNYEADAQGAWFFQNGPQRVYVELEAAPWVWRLQARADGTVQALAPLGEDVAISEAWLDEAGRLFLLSPRGLGLVHSLDMLIAADALEQGQWPAPGTLTFAALRARFGYQLHPIPA from the coding sequence GTGGACGATCAAGTCAAAGCCGCGCTGCGCAAGTGGCCGAATGTTCCAGCGTGCCGTGGCTGGCTGGGCTTGGATGCACGCGGGGATTGGTACATGCGCGATGCGGCAGTGCAGGTGGCCGGGGCATTTCCTCAGGCCAAAGGCAGCCGCATTCAGCACGACAAGCTGATCGCCTTCATTTGGCGCAACTACGAAGCCGATGCACAAGGCGCCTGGTTTTTCCAGAACGGGCCTCAGCGCGTGTATGTCGAACTGGAGGCGGCCCCCTGGGTGTGGCGTTTGCAGGCCCGCGCCGACGGTACTGTGCAAGCGCTGGCGCCGCTGGGGGAGGACGTGGCGATTTCGGAGGCGTGGCTCGATGAAGCGGGGCGACTGTTCCTGCTGAGTCCTCGAGGCCTCGGCTTGGTGCATTCGCTGGACATGCTCATCGCCGCCGATGCGTTAGAGCAGGGCCAGTGGCCTGCCCCTGGAACCTTGACTTTTGCCGCGCTGCGGGCGCGCTTTGGGTACCAACTTCATCCGATTCCGGCATGA
- a CDS encoding ATP synthase subunit I, translating into MASNPSVSPWRVIAVQAAVGLVLAALVALMSGSAKMAWSALYGAATVVVPGALMARGMTSRLSSLTPAVSAVSVMLWEFGKIAVSVAMLMLAPKVVPDLSWPALLGTLVVCIKVYWVALSWRGRKKS; encoded by the coding sequence ATGGCAAGCAACCCGTCGGTTTCTCCTTGGCGGGTGATTGCGGTGCAAGCCGCAGTCGGGTTGGTGTTGGCTGCCCTGGTGGCGCTGATGTCTGGCTCTGCAAAGATGGCGTGGTCTGCGCTGTATGGTGCAGCCACGGTGGTGGTGCCGGGTGCCTTGATGGCGCGTGGCATGACCAGTCGGCTCTCCAGTTTGACGCCGGCAGTCTCGGCTGTCAGCGTCATGTTGTGGGAGTTCGGCAAGATAGCAGTTTCGGTCGCCATGCTGATGCTGGCGCCCAAAGTGGTGCCCGACCTGAGTTGGCCAGCTTTGCTGGGGACTCTGGTGGTGTGCATCAAGGTGTACTGGGTTGCGCTCTCGTGGCGCGGTCGCAAAAAGAGTTGA
- the purU gene encoding formyltetrahydrofolate deformylase, protein MSSRSQEFILTLSCRDTKGIVHSVSGLLYQAGCNIIDSQQFGDVLGEGATGLFFMRVHFEAPPQLADVTTLELLFSHAREQFGMDARFRAVAQKARVLLMVSQHGHCLNDLLFRWKSGQLPVDIPAIVSNHTTFESLAQSYGIPFHHLPLVGGSDAATKRAQEQQIEALIEAENVDLVVLARYMQILSPEFCERLRGRAINIHHSFLPSFKGAKPYYQAHARGVKLIGATAHYVTPDLDEGPIIEQDVARVDHSLSAEDLTSVGRDVECVVLARAVRWHVERRVLINGHKTVVFR, encoded by the coding sequence ATGTCCTCTCGCTCCCAAGAATTCATCCTGACCCTGTCGTGCCGTGACACGAAAGGGATTGTTCACAGCGTGTCCGGCTTGTTGTACCAAGCGGGTTGCAACATCATCGATTCCCAGCAGTTCGGCGACGTGCTCGGTGAGGGCGCCACCGGCCTGTTCTTCATGCGCGTGCATTTTGAAGCGCCCCCCCAGTTGGCCGATGTCACCACGCTGGAGCTGCTGTTCAGCCACGCCCGTGAGCAGTTCGGTATGGATGCCCGCTTCCGCGCCGTGGCGCAAAAAGCGCGGGTGTTGCTGATGGTCAGCCAGCACGGGCACTGCCTGAATGATTTGCTGTTTCGCTGGAAAAGCGGGCAGTTGCCGGTGGATATTCCGGCGATTGTGTCGAACCACACCACCTTCGAATCACTGGCGCAAAGTTATGGCATTCCGTTCCACCACTTGCCGCTGGTCGGCGGCTCGGACGCTGCAACCAAGCGTGCCCAAGAGCAGCAAATCGAAGCGTTGATCGAAGCGGAAAACGTCGATCTGGTGGTGCTGGCGCGCTACATGCAGATTCTCAGCCCCGAGTTTTGCGAGCGCCTGCGTGGGCGAGCGATCAACATCCACCACAGTTTCTTGCCGAGTTTCAAGGGTGCCAAGCCTTACTACCAAGCCCATGCCCGGGGCGTGAAACTGATTGGTGCCACGGCCCACTACGTCACCCCCGATCTGGACGAAGGCCCGATCATTGAGCAGGACGTGGCGCGGGTGGATCACTCGCTGTCCGCCGAAGACCTGACATCGGTGGGGCGAGATGTGGAGTGCGTGGTGTTGGCGCGGGCGGTGCGCTGGCATGTCGAACGCCGGGTGCTGATCAACGGGCACAAAACGGTGGTGTTCCGCTGA
- the cysN gene encoding sulfate adenylyltransferase subunit CysN, whose amino-acid sequence MAHVSDLISTDIEQYLKQHEKKSLLRFITCGSVDDGKSTVIGRLLYESKMLFEDQLAAIENDSKKWGTQGGDIDFALLVDGLAAEREQGITIDVAYRFFSTDRRKFIVADTPGHEQYTRNMITGASTADVAVILIDSRKGVLTQTRRHSYLVSLIGIRKVVLAINKMDLVNYSHDVFNKIDAEYREFAKQIGLNDITSIPLSGLKGDNMISPSVNTPWYHGPTLMGFLETCEIDETRLQSQPFRLPVQWVNRPNLDFRGFCGQIASGVIKPGDRIRAQPSGRESKVARIVTVHGDQPMAVAGQSVTLTLEDEIDISRGDVISIAESPAEVADQFEATIVWMTDEHMLPGRPYLLKIGTQTVTATITEPKYKVNVNTMEHLAAKQLDMNEIGVVNLALDRPIAFDAYNVNRDTGGFILINRLTNNTVGAGMMHFALRRSHNIHMQHVDVDKDARAAAKGQKPCVLWFTGLSGAGKSTIANLVEKKLHAMGRHTYLLDGDNVRHGLNKDLGFTEADRVENIRRVAEVARLMADAGLIVLTAFISPFRSERAMARSLMADGEFVEIHVDTPLEVAEDRDVKGLYKKARRGEIANFTGITSPYEAPEAPELRVATTVASPEQVADQVIAKLRDLGMID is encoded by the coding sequence ATGGCCCACGTATCGGACCTGATCTCCACTGACATCGAACAGTACCTGAAGCAGCACGAGAAGAAGAGCCTGCTGCGCTTCATCACCTGCGGCTCGGTGGATGACGGCAAGTCCACCGTCATTGGCCGGCTGCTGTACGAATCGAAGATGCTCTTCGAAGACCAGCTCGCCGCGATTGAAAACGACTCCAAAAAATGGGGCACCCAAGGCGGGGACATCGACTTCGCCTTGTTGGTCGATGGCCTGGCCGCCGAGCGCGAGCAAGGCATCACCATCGATGTGGCCTACCGCTTTTTCTCGACCGATCGCCGCAAGTTCATCGTCGCCGACACCCCGGGCCACGAGCAGTACACGCGCAACATGATCACCGGCGCGTCCACCGCCGATGTCGCCGTGATCCTGATCGACTCGCGCAAGGGCGTGCTGACGCAAACCCGTCGCCACAGCTACTTGGTGAGCCTGATTGGCATTCGCAAAGTGGTGCTGGCCATCAACAAGATGGACTTGGTGAACTACTCGCACGACGTGTTCAACAAGATCGACGCCGAATATCGCGAGTTCGCCAAGCAAATCGGTCTGAACGACATCACCTCCATCCCGCTGTCGGGTTTGAAGGGCGACAACATGATTTCGCCCAGCGTCAACACCCCGTGGTATCACGGCCCGACGCTGATGGGTTTCTTGGAAACCTGCGAGATCGACGAAACCCGCCTGCAAAGCCAGCCGTTCCGCCTGCCGGTGCAGTGGGTGAATCGCCCGAACCTGGATTTCCGGGGTTTTTGCGGCCAGATCGCCAGCGGCGTCATCAAGCCGGGGGATCGCATTCGCGCCCAGCCTTCGGGCCGAGAAAGCAAGGTGGCGCGCATCGTCACCGTGCATGGGGATCAGCCGATGGCCGTGGCCGGCCAAAGCGTGACCCTCACGCTGGAAGACGAGATTGACATCTCGCGTGGCGACGTGATCTCCATCGCGGAAAGCCCGGCGGAAGTGGCGGATCAGTTCGAAGCCACCATCGTCTGGATGACCGACGAGCACATGCTGCCGGGCCGGCCGTACCTGCTCAAGATCGGCACCCAAACCGTGACGGCGACCATCACCGAGCCGAAATACAAGGTGAACGTCAACACGATGGAGCACCTGGCGGCCAAGCAACTCGACATGAACGAGATCGGCGTGGTCAACCTGGCGCTGGATCGCCCGATTGCGTTCGACGCCTACAACGTCAACCGCGACACCGGCGGCTTCATCCTCATCAACCGCCTGACCAACAACACGGTGGGCGCAGGGATGATGCACTTTGCGCTGCGCCGCTCGCACAACATCCACATGCAGCACGTCGATGTGGACAAGGACGCCCGCGCTGCTGCCAAGGGCCAAAAGCCGTGTGTGTTGTGGTTCACGGGTTTGTCGGGGGCGGGCAAGTCCACCATCGCCAACTTGGTGGAGAAGAAGCTCCACGCCATGGGCCGCCACACCTACTTGCTCGACGGCGACAACGTGCGCCACGGTCTGAACAAGGATCTGGGCTTCACCGAGGCGGATCGTGTGGAGAACATCCGCCGCGTCGCCGAAGTGGCGCGTTTGATGGCCGACGCTGGTTTGATCGTGCTGACGGCCTTCATTTCGCCGTTCCGCTCGGAGCGGGCGATGGCGCGCAGCCTGATGGCCGATGGCGAGTTCGTGGAAATCCACGTCGATACGCCGTTGGAAGTGGCCGAAGACCGCGACGTCAAGGGTCTGTACAAGAAGGCCCGCCGGGGCGAGATCGCCAACTTCACCGGCATCACCAGCCCGTACGAGGCGCCGGAAGCCCCCGAGCTGCGGGTGGCTACCACGGTTGCATCGCCGGAGCAGGTGGCCGATCAGGTCATCGCCAAGCTGCGTGACCTGGGCATGATCGACTGA
- the atpB gene encoding F0F1 ATP synthase subunit A — protein sequence MAAEGHAAEHGPTAGEYIVHHLTHLRNKELNGPFDLTVVAWDSMFFSILLGVIGSFVLWRAARAATSGVPGRFQAAVELLVEMVESQAKGIVHNAQSRKLVSPLALTVFVWIFLLNAMDLLPVDLLPFIWEKIVGATGGDPHHAYLRSVPTADLSVTMGLSLSVLIVCLVYNVKIKGFGGWVHELFAAPFGDHPLLYPFNFLMQMIEFVAKTVSHGMRLFGNMYAGELIFLLIALMGGAWGSVGLGTGIGLAIGHIIAGSAWAIFHILIITLQAFVFMMLTLVYIGQAHDSH from the coding sequence ATGGCAGCTGAAGGTCACGCCGCAGAACACGGGCCCACCGCGGGCGAGTACATCGTTCACCACCTGACGCACCTGCGCAACAAGGAACTGAATGGCCCCTTCGACTTGACGGTCGTTGCCTGGGACTCGATGTTCTTTTCGATTTTGCTGGGTGTCATTGGTTCTTTCGTGTTGTGGCGCGCCGCTCGCGCCGCGACGTCAGGTGTTCCGGGCCGCTTCCAAGCTGCTGTGGAACTCCTGGTGGAAATGGTGGAGTCCCAAGCCAAGGGCATCGTGCATAACGCACAAAGCCGCAAACTGGTCTCGCCGCTGGCGCTGACGGTGTTCGTCTGGATCTTCCTGCTGAACGCCATGGACTTGCTGCCGGTTGATCTGCTGCCCTTCATCTGGGAAAAGATCGTTGGTGCCACTGGCGGTGATCCGCATCACGCGTACCTGCGCTCCGTGCCGACGGCTGATCTGTCGGTCACCATGGGCCTGTCGCTGTCGGTGCTGATCGTTTGCTTGGTCTACAACGTCAAGATCAAGGGCTTCGGCGGCTGGGTGCATGAACTGTTTGCCGCTCCGTTCGGCGATCACCCGCTGCTGTACCCTTTCAACTTCCTGATGCAGATGATTGAGTTCGTCGCCAAGACCGTGTCGCACGGTATGCGGTTGTTCGGCAACATGTATGCCGGCGAACTGATCTTTCTGCTGATCGCCCTGATGGGTGGTGCTTGGGGCTCGGTCGGTCTGGGTACCGGCATTGGCCTGGCCATCGGTCACATCATTGCAGGCTCCGCCTGGGCGATCTTCCACATCCTGATCATCACGCTGCAAGCCTTCGTGTTCATGATGCTGACGCTGGTGTACATCGGCCAAGCCCACGACTCGCACTGA